The Syntrophales bacterium genome has a window encoding:
- a CDS encoding nitrophenyl compound nitroreductase subunit ArsF family protein: MVILSFVVLTHKPCFSAEQAAQNDLRKAASVKNKQSNDKKNHKVVVYYFHGNYRCFSCTRIEQMTLIAVGEAFETEIKNGLLEMKTVNVENQKNRHFIEEYQLYTKSVIVSDRAGGKEVRWKNLQRIWELFRNDEVFKTYIQKEIATYLEG; encoded by the coding sequence ATGGTTATTCTTTCATTTGTCGTACTCACCCATAAACCCTGCTTCAGCGCAGAACAGGCAGCACAGAATGACTTACGAAAAGCTGCCTCCGTTAAAAATAAACAGTCAAATGATAAGAAAAATCATAAAGTAGTAGTATATTATTTCCATGGCAATTACCGCTGTTTTTCATGCACGCGCATTGAGCAGATGACACTGATAGCCGTTGGAGAGGCATTCGAAACCGAGATTAAAAACGGCTTGCTGGAAATGAAGACAGTAAACGTCGAAAATCAGAAAAACAGACACTTTATCGAAGAGTATCAGTTATATACAAAATCAGTAATTGTTTCTGACCGGGCAGGAGGTAAAGAAGTACGGTGGAAAAACCTCCAGAGGATATGGGAATTGTTCCGCAACGACGAAGTATTTAAAACATATATTCAAAAAGAAATTGCGACATATTTAGAAGGTTGA